Proteins encoded in a region of the Globicephala melas chromosome 1, mGloMel1.2, whole genome shotgun sequence genome:
- the PRKAB2 gene encoding 5'-AMP-activated protein kinase subunit beta-2 isoform X1 → MGNTTSDRVAGERHGAKAARAEGAGGHAPGKEHKIMVGSTDDPSVFSLPDSKLPGDKEFVSWQQDLEDSVKPTQQARPTVIRWSEGGKEVFISGSFNNWSTKIPLIKSHNDFVAILDLPEGEHQYKFFVDGQWVHDPSEPVVTSQLGTINNLIHVKKSDFEVFDALKLDSMESSETSCRDLSSSPPGPYGQEMYVFRSEERFKSPPILPPHLLQVILNKDTNISCDPALLPEPNHVMLNHLYALSIKDSVMVLSATHRYKKKYVTTLLYKPI, encoded by the exons ATGGGAAACACCACCAGCGACCGGGTGGCCGGGGAGCGCCACGGCGCCAAGGCTGCGCGCGCCGAGGGCGCCGGCGGCCATGCCCCGGGCAAGGAACATAAGATCATGGTGGGGAGCACCGATGACCCCAGCGTCTTCAGCCTGCCGGATTCCAAG CTCCCTGGGGACAAAGAGTTTGTATCATGGCAGCAGGATTTGGAGGACTCCGTAAAGCCCACACAGCAGGCCCGGCCCACTGTTATCCGCTGGTCTGAAGGAGGCAAGGAGGTCTTCATCTCTGGGTCCTTCAACAATTGGAGCACCAAGATTCCACTGATTAAGAG CCATAATGACTTTGTTGCCATCCTGGACCTCCCTGAGGGAGAGCACCAGTACAAGTTCTTTGTGGATGGACAATGGGTTCATGATCCATCAGAG CCTGTGGTTACCAGTCAGCTTGGCACAATTAACAATTTGATCCATGTCAAGAAATCTGATTTTGAGGTGTTTGATGCTTTAAAGCTGGATTCAATGGAAAGCTCAGAGACATCTTGTCGAG ACCTTTCCAGCTCACCCCCAGGGCCTTATGGTCAAGAAATGTATGTGTTTCGATCAGAGGAGAGATTCAAATCCCCACCCATCCTGCCTCCTCACCTTCTCCAAGTTATTCTTAACAAGGACACTAATATATCT TGTGATCCAGCCTTGCTCCCCGAGCCCAATCATGTTATGCTGAACCATCTCTATGCATTGTCCATTAAG GACAGTGTGATGGTCCTTAGCGCAACCCATCGCTACAAGAAGAAGTATGTCACTACTCTGCTGTACAAGCCCATCTGA
- the PRKAB2 gene encoding 5'-AMP-activated protein kinase subunit beta-2 isoform X2, translated as MGNTTSDRVAGERHGAKAARAEGAGGHAPGKEHKIMVGSTDDPSVFSLPDSKLPGDKEFVSWQQDLEDSVKPTQQARPTVIRWSEGGKEVFISGSFNNWSTKIPLIKSHNDFVAILDLPEGEHQYKFFVDGQWVHDPSEPVVTSQLGTINNLIHVKKSDFEVFDALKLDSMESSETSCRDLSSSPPGPYGQEMYVFRSEERFKSPPILPPHLLQVILNKDTNISCDPALLPEPNHVMLNHLYALSIKINASQTFSTEGG; from the exons ATGGGAAACACCACCAGCGACCGGGTGGCCGGGGAGCGCCACGGCGCCAAGGCTGCGCGCGCCGAGGGCGCCGGCGGCCATGCCCCGGGCAAGGAACATAAGATCATGGTGGGGAGCACCGATGACCCCAGCGTCTTCAGCCTGCCGGATTCCAAG CTCCCTGGGGACAAAGAGTTTGTATCATGGCAGCAGGATTTGGAGGACTCCGTAAAGCCCACACAGCAGGCCCGGCCCACTGTTATCCGCTGGTCTGAAGGAGGCAAGGAGGTCTTCATCTCTGGGTCCTTCAACAATTGGAGCACCAAGATTCCACTGATTAAGAG CCATAATGACTTTGTTGCCATCCTGGACCTCCCTGAGGGAGAGCACCAGTACAAGTTCTTTGTGGATGGACAATGGGTTCATGATCCATCAGAG CCTGTGGTTACCAGTCAGCTTGGCACAATTAACAATTTGATCCATGTCAAGAAATCTGATTTTGAGGTGTTTGATGCTTTAAAGCTGGATTCAATGGAAAGCTCAGAGACATCTTGTCGAG ACCTTTCCAGCTCACCCCCAGGGCCTTATGGTCAAGAAATGTATGTGTTTCGATCAGAGGAGAGATTCAAATCCCCACCCATCCTGCCTCCTCACCTTCTCCAAGTTATTCTTAACAAGGACACTAATATATCT TGTGATCCAGCCTTGCTCCCCGAGCCCAATCATGTTATGCTGAACCATCTCTATGCATTGTCCATTAAG ATAAATGCAAGCCAAACATTCAGTACTGAAGGAGGCTAA